In the genome of Actinomycetota bacterium, one region contains:
- a CDS encoding arsenate reductase ArsC has protein sequence MSGTGSGAAAARDRGGPPPRLVAVPGGGNGRPVPRPARTVVFLGVADDARSLVAAALLAHRSKGRVRAVSASPAAVDPDPAVAASLAELGVDLARVATEPPSPALLDGAELVVVMGYDQDDLAGGRRSEDWCIDDPRGKDAESVRCIRDAIDRRVQRLLIRMGVALPTRPR, from the coding sequence ATGAGTGGGACCGGTTCGGGGGCCGCGGCGGCCAGGGATCGAGGGGGGCCGCCGCCACGGCTGGTCGCCGTGCCCGGTGGCGGGAACGGGCGGCCGGTCCCGCGTCCCGCCCGGACGGTGGTCTTCCTCGGGGTGGCCGACGACGCCCGCAGCCTGGTCGCCGCGGCCCTGCTCGCCCATCGCTCCAAGGGCCGGGTCCGGGCCGTCTCGGCCAGCCCGGCCGCCGTCGACCCCGACCCGGCGGTCGCCGCGTCCCTGGCCGAGCTGGGCGTCGACCTTGCCAGGGTCGCCACCGAGCCGCCGTCGCCGGCCCTGCTCGACGGGGCCGAGCTGGTCGTGGTGATGGGCTATGACCAGGACGACCTGGCCGGCGGCCGGCGCAGCGAGGACTGGTGCATCGACGACCCGCGGGGCAAGGACGCCGAGTCCGTCCGCTGCATCCGCGACGCCATCGACCGCCGCGTCCAGCGCCTCCTGATCCGCATGGGCGTCGCCCTCCCGACCCGCCCCCGCTGA
- a CDS encoding PspC domain-containing protein yields the protein MEAFRRQGLVRPRQGRILGGVCAGLARRFGIGATMMRILFVVTLIVIPGSQIIVYPLLWILMPSE from the coding sequence ATGGAAGCGTTTCGTCGTCAGGGGCTCGTCCGGCCGCGCCAGGGCAGGATCCTGGGCGGGGTCTGCGCCGGGCTGGCCCGCCGGTTCGGGATAGGCGCGACGATGATGAGGATCCTGTTCGTCGTCACCCTGATCGTGATCCCGGGCAGCCAGATCATCGTCTACCCGCTCCTCTGGATCCTGATGCCGTCGGAGTGA
- a CDS encoding PQQ-dependent sugar dehydrogenase: MRPALRGPAAFLVLALVIAACSGDDPGQEAGSATSVTSTTAAPSTTEEPTTTAARAGTAPSAQFRAADVRLVPVAELEQPVAMALRPGERTLYVVEQVGRVRAIRGGQLDPAPVADISDQVTAGGEQGLLGLAFSPDGRYLYLHYTDREGDHQIAELAMAGRRADPGSQRSVLRIEDPFGNHNGGQLAFGPDDHLYIAFGDGGGGGDPLGSGQSLGTLLGKILRIDPRPAGGRAYGVPSDNPFVGRDGARPEIWAYGLRNPWRFSFDAATGDLWIGDVGQNAYEEIDFEPAGSGGRNYGWNRREGRHPFNGGDRPDGAVDPVIEYGRDDGCTVIGGFVYRGRRIGGLRGAYLYGDYCSGWVRAARTRDGKVLEQRDLGLEVPSLSSFGTDAAGELYALSLAGVVYRLAPA; encoded by the coding sequence ATGCGCCCAGCCCTGCGCGGCCCCGCCGCGTTCCTCGTCCTCGCCCTGGTGATCGCCGCCTGCTCGGGGGACGACCCCGGTCAGGAGGCCGGGTCGGCGACCAGCGTCACCTCGACGACGGCGGCGCCGTCGACCACCGAGGAGCCCACGACCACGGCCGCCCGGGCCGGGACCGCGCCCAGCGCCCAGTTCCGGGCGGCGGACGTCCGCCTCGTGCCGGTGGCCGAGCTGGAGCAGCCGGTGGCCATGGCCCTGCGGCCGGGCGAGCGCACCCTGTACGTGGTCGAGCAGGTGGGCAGGGTGCGGGCGATCCGCGGCGGCCAGCTCGACCCGGCCCCGGTGGCCGACATCTCCGACCAGGTCACCGCCGGCGGGGAGCAGGGGCTGCTCGGCCTGGCCTTCTCGCCCGACGGCCGCTATCTGTACCTCCACTACACCGACCGGGAGGGCGACCACCAGATCGCCGAGCTGGCCATGGCCGGCCGGCGGGCCGACCCGGGCTCCCAGCGGTCGGTGCTGCGCATCGAGGACCCGTTCGGCAACCACAACGGCGGCCAGCTCGCCTTCGGGCCCGACGACCACCTCTACATCGCCTTCGGCGACGGCGGGGGCGGCGGCGACCCCCTGGGCAGCGGCCAGTCGCTCGGCACCCTGCTCGGCAAGATCCTCCGCATCGACCCGCGACCGGCCGGGGGCCGTGCCTACGGGGTGCCCTCCGACAACCCGTTCGTCGGTCGCGACGGCGCCCGCCCCGAGATCTGGGCCTACGGGCTGCGCAACCCGTGGCGCTTCTCGTTCGACGCCGCCACCGGCGACCTGTGGATCGGCGACGTCGGCCAGAACGCCTACGAGGAGATCGACTTCGAGCCGGCCGGGTCGGGCGGGCGCAACTACGGCTGGAACCGGCGCGAGGGCCGCCATCCCTTCAACGGCGGCGACCGGCCCGACGGGGCCGTCGACCCGGTGATCGAGTACGGGCGGGACGACGGCTGCACCGTGATCGGCGGGTTCGTCTACCGCGGCCGGCGCATCGGCGGCCTGCGCGGCGCCTACCTGTACGGCGACTACTGCTCCGGCTGGGTGCGGGCGGCCCGGACCCGCGACGGCAAGGTGCTCGAGCAGCGCGACCTCGGCCTGGAGGTCCCC
- a CDS encoding response regulator encodes MARVLVAEDEVLIRVDIVETLTEGGHTVVGEAGDGEQAVRLARELGPDLVIMDVKMPKVDGLTAARQITAEGPAVLVLTAFSDKDLVEQAADAGTIGYLVKPFQPAQLLAGVSVALARAADHRDLQGTVDDLESKLAARKVIERAKGRLMEQFGLTEDQAYTRMRRAAMDRQLPLAEIAKRVLEAQPESPSTP; translated from the coding sequence ATGGCGCGGGTGCTCGTCGCCGAGGACGAGGTCCTGATCAGGGTGGACATCGTCGAGACCCTCACCGAGGGTGGGCACACCGTGGTCGGCGAGGCCGGCGACGGCGAGCAGGCGGTCCGCCTGGCCCGTGAGCTCGGCCCCGACCTGGTGATCATGGACGTGAAGATGCCCAAGGTGGACGGCCTCACCGCGGCCAGGCAGATCACCGCCGAGGGCCCGGCCGTGCTCGTCCTGACCGCGTTCTCCGACAAGGACCTGGTCGAGCAGGCGGCCGACGCCGGCACCATCGGCTACCTGGTCAAGCCGTTCCAGCCGGCCCAGCTGCTCGCCGGGGTCAGCGTCGCCCTGGCCCGGGCGGCCGACCACCGCGACCTCCAGGGAACGGTCGACGACCTCGAGTCCAAGCTGGCCGCCCGCAAGGTGATCGAGCGGGCCAAGGGCCGGCTCATGGAGCAGTTCGGCCTCACCGAGGACCAGGCCTACACCCGCATGCGCCGGGCGGCCATGGACCGCCAGCTGCCCCTGGCCGAGATCGCCAAGCGGGTCCTGGAGGCCCAGCCGGAGAGCCCGTCCACGCCCTGA
- a CDS encoding isochorismatase family protein, whose amino-acid sequence MSRFTDRPNTALMVLDVQNGVVANAYDRDRVVANIRQLVERARASQVPVVWVQHSDEQLARDSDEWQYVPELVREDGEPLVHKHYGDSFDDTDLESVLAERGVGRLLVTGAQTDECIRSTLHGAFVRGYDTTLVGDAHTTEDLSEWGAPSPDKVIDHTNMYWRYHSGPGRTAGVVKTAEVEF is encoded by the coding sequence ATGTCCAGGTTCACCGACCGACCGAACACCGCGCTGATGGTGCTCGACGTCCAGAACGGCGTCGTCGCGAACGCCTACGACCGGGACAGGGTGGTCGCGAACATCCGCCAGCTGGTGGAGAGGGCCCGCGCCAGCCAGGTGCCCGTGGTCTGGGTGCAGCACTCGGACGAGCAGCTGGCCAGGGACAGCGATGAGTGGCAGTACGTGCCGGAGCTGGTCCGGGAGGACGGCGAGCCGCTGGTCCACAAGCACTACGGCGACTCGTTCGACGACACCGACCTGGAGTCGGTGCTGGCCGAGCGGGGCGTGGGCCGGCTGCTGGTGACCGGCGCCCAGACCGACGAGTGCATCCGGTCGACGCTGCACGGCGCGTTCGTCCGCGGGTACGACACGACCCTGGTGGGCGACGCCCACACCACCGAGGACCTGAGCGAGTGGGGCGCACCGTCGCCGGACAAGGTCATCGACCACACCAACATGTACTGGCGGTACCACTCGGGACCCGGCCGGACCGCCGGGGTGGTGAAGACGGCCGAGGTCGAGTTCTGA
- a CDS encoding winged helix DNA-binding domain-containing protein — translation MRRIGVEERRARLGLRHHLAAETRTDVVEAARDLVGLHGTDPATVHLAARARMRDPQVAAVEQALYEDRTLVRILGMRRTMFVEPVELMPVVQAACTDAIAVQQRRLLLTMLDRAGLTDDPAGWVEEVEKVAVRALEARGEATAAELARDDPRLAQQIVVAAGKPYEGRQSVVTRILLLLAAEGRIVRGRPRGSWVSGQYRWSVVDAWLPEGVAPWSLQDAQTELVRRWLRGFGPATVADVKWWTGLPMGQVRKAVAATGAVEVDLDGVPGLVLPDDLDPVPAPEPWAALLPALDPTTMGWAGRNFYLGPHRPVLFDRNGNAGPAIWWDGRVVGGWAQRRSGEVVLRLLEDVGADATGAIEAEAARLATWFGPVRVTPRFRTPLERELAA, via the coding sequence ATGCGACGGATCGGGGTGGAGGAGCGCCGGGCCCGACTCGGCCTGCGCCACCACCTGGCGGCCGAGACCCGCACGGACGTGGTCGAGGCGGCCCGCGACCTGGTCGGCCTGCACGGCACCGATCCGGCGACCGTCCACCTGGCCGCCCGGGCGCGGATGCGCGACCCCCAGGTCGCGGCCGTCGAGCAGGCGCTGTACGAGGACCGGACGCTGGTCCGGATCCTGGGCATGCGCCGGACGATGTTCGTCGAGCCGGTCGAGCTGATGCCGGTGGTCCAGGCGGCCTGCACCGACGCCATCGCCGTCCAGCAGCGCCGGCTGCTGCTCACGATGCTCGACCGGGCCGGGCTGACCGACGACCCGGCCGGCTGGGTCGAGGAGGTGGAGAAGGTCGCCGTCCGGGCCCTGGAGGCCCGGGGCGAGGCGACCGCCGCCGAGCTGGCCAGGGACGACCCGCGCCTGGCCCAGCAGATCGTGGTCGCCGCGGGCAAGCCATACGAGGGCCGCCAGAGCGTGGTCACCCGGATCCTGCTCCTGCTGGCCGCCGAGGGCCGCATCGTCCGGGGCCGCCCCCGCGGCTCCTGGGTCAGCGGCCAGTACCGCTGGTCGGTGGTGGACGCCTGGCTGCCGGAGGGCGTCGCCCCCTGGTCGCTCCAGGACGCCCAGACCGAGCTGGTCCGCCGCTGGCTGCGGGGGTTCGGGCCGGCCACCGTCGCCGACGTGAAGTGGTGGACGGGCCTGCCCATGGGTCAGGTCCGCAAGGCCGTGGCCGCCACCGGGGCGGTCGAGGTCGACCTCGACGGCGTGCCCGGCCTCGTCCTCCCCGACGACCTCGACCCGGTGCCGGCGCCCGAGCCCTGGGCGGCCCTGCTCCCCGCGCTCGACCCGACGACCATGGGCTGGGCCGGCCGCAACTTCTACCTCGGCCCGCACCGCCCCGTGCTGTTCGACCGCAACGGCAACGCCGGCCCGGCCATCTGGTGGGACGGCCGCGTCGTCGGCGGCTGGGCCCAGCGCAGGAGCGGCGAGGTCGTCCTGCGCCTCCTGGAGGACGTCGGCGCCGACGCCACCGGCGCCATCGAGGCCGAGGCGGCCCGCCTCGCCACCTGGTTCGGCCCGGTCCGGGTCACCCCCCGCTTCCGCACCCCCCTGGAGCGCGAGCTGGCCGCCTAG